The Urbifossiella limnaea genome has a window encoding:
- a CDS encoding RNA recognition motif domain-containing protein, whose product MSKKLYVGNIAFQTTNEELAQVFGQFGTVTSAQVITDRETGRSRGFAFVEMADGGEEAVNAMNGALLGGRTLTVNEAKPREDRGGGGGGGYGGGGGRSGGGGYGGGGGRSGGGGGYGGGGGGYGGGGGGRSSGGGGYGGGSRGGY is encoded by the coding sequence ATGAGCAAGAAACTGTACGTAGGCAACATCGCCTTCCAGACCACGAACGAGGAACTGGCCCAGGTGTTCGGCCAGTTCGGGACCGTCACCAGCGCCCAGGTCATCACCGACCGCGAGACGGGCCGCAGCCGCGGCTTCGCCTTCGTCGAGATGGCCGACGGCGGCGAGGAGGCGGTCAACGCGATGAACGGCGCCCTGCTGGGCGGCCGCACCCTGACCGTGAACGAGGCCAAGCCCCGTGAGGACCGCGGCGGCGGTGGCGGCGGCGGCTACGGCGGCGGCGGTGGCCGCAGCGGTGGCGGCGGCTACGGCGGCGGCGGTGGCCGCAGCGGTGGCGGCGGTGGTTACGGTGGCGGCGGTGGTGGCTACGGCGGCGGCGGCGGCGGCCGCAGCAGCGGCGGTGGTGGCTACGGCGGCGGCAGCCGCGGCGGATACTGA
- a CDS encoding glucose 1-dehydrogenase, producing MADKRLAGKAAIVTGASRGIGAAIAKRLARDGAAVVVNYSSSRAAADDVVKEIEAAGGRAITYRANMGTPADIPPLFDACLKEFGRLDVLVNNAAVMKRTFLEEVTAENIAQHFDVNVRGYLLACKEAAARMTGGGCIINVASAISRMAYPGAVVYTATKGAIDVMTRVLAMELGPKGIRCNVVAPGSTITDMNSEKSGKTQAEADQEIAMTALRRQGLPDDIADATVFLATDDARWVTGSWLDVSGGIRL from the coding sequence ATGGCGGACAAGCGACTGGCGGGGAAGGCTGCGATCGTCACCGGGGCCAGCCGCGGCATCGGCGCGGCCATTGCCAAGCGACTGGCCCGCGACGGGGCCGCCGTGGTGGTCAACTACTCCAGCAGCCGTGCGGCGGCGGATGACGTTGTGAAGGAGATCGAGGCGGCCGGCGGACGGGCGATCACCTACCGGGCCAACATGGGAACGCCGGCCGACATCCCGCCGCTGTTCGACGCCTGCCTCAAGGAGTTCGGCCGCCTCGACGTCCTCGTCAACAACGCCGCCGTCATGAAGCGGACGTTCCTGGAGGAGGTGACGGCCGAGAACATCGCCCAGCACTTCGACGTGAACGTCCGCGGCTACCTGCTGGCGTGTAAGGAGGCCGCCGCCCGCATGACCGGCGGCGGCTGCATCATCAACGTCGCGAGCGCCATCAGCCGCATGGCCTACCCCGGGGCGGTCGTCTACACCGCGACGAAGGGCGCCATCGACGTGATGACCCGCGTGCTGGCGATGGAACTGGGGCCGAAGGGGATTCGCTGCAACGTGGTCGCCCCGGGCTCGACCATCACCGACATGAACAGCGAGAAGAGCGGCAAGACGCAGGCCGAGGCCGACCAGGAAATCGCCATGACCGCCCTCCGCCGACAGGGGCTCCCGGACGACATCGCTGACGCCACGGTGTTCCTCGCCACCGACGACGCTCGCTGGGTGACCGGCTCGTGGCTCGATGTGTCCGGCGGCATCCGGCTGTAA
- the csrA gene encoding carbon storage regulator CsrA: protein MLVLSRKKNESIVIAGDIVITVIEVRGDKVRLGIVAPKDVPVHREEVYEAIHGTRAGGSVVKAEPDGRG from the coding sequence ATGCTCGTGCTGTCCAGGAAGAAGAACGAATCGATCGTCATCGCCGGCGACATCGTCATCACCGTGATCGAGGTCCGCGGCGACAAGGTGCGCCTTGGCATCGTCGCCCCGAAGGACGTGCCCGTCCACCGCGAAGAGGTGTACGAGGCGATCCACGGCACCCGCGCCGGCGGGTCGGTCGTCAAGGCCGAGCCCGACGGCCGCGGTTGA
- the hemB gene encoding porphobilinogen synthase — MSEFPGFPTSRPRRLRSHPLLRELVRETELSPRDLILPLFVRPGKGVRQEIGSMPGNFQLSVDTLVDEVGAAREMGIASFMFFGIPATKDATGSSALHDEGIVQQALRATRKAFGRDVLLIPDECFCEYTDHGHCGVLHTRDGVTDVDNDATLANLAEQCVSHVKAGADIVAPSGMLDGMVGAIRRGLDAAGFVHVPILSYAAKYASGFYGPFRDAAESPPQFGDRSTYQMDPANGDEAMKEVALDLAEGADMVMVKPALSYLDIIRRVKERFRVPVAAYNVSGEFAMVKAAAAKGWIDERRVTLEILTSIRRAGADMVLTYHAKDVAKWLR; from the coding sequence GTGTCCGAGTTCCCCGGCTTCCCCACCTCCCGGCCGCGCCGGCTCCGCTCGCACCCGCTCCTCCGTGAGCTCGTCCGCGAGACGGAACTCTCCCCGCGTGACCTGATCCTGCCGCTGTTCGTGCGGCCGGGGAAGGGCGTGCGGCAGGAGATCGGCTCGATGCCGGGGAACTTCCAACTCAGCGTCGACACGCTCGTGGACGAAGTCGGCGCGGCCCGCGAGATGGGTATCGCGTCGTTCATGTTCTTCGGCATCCCCGCCACGAAGGACGCCACCGGCAGCAGCGCCCTGCACGACGAAGGGATCGTGCAGCAGGCGTTGCGGGCGACCCGGAAGGCGTTCGGCCGAGACGTGCTGCTGATCCCGGACGAGTGTTTCTGCGAGTACACCGACCACGGCCACTGCGGCGTTCTCCACACCCGCGACGGCGTGACGGACGTGGACAACGACGCCACGCTGGCGAACCTCGCCGAGCAGTGCGTCAGCCACGTGAAGGCCGGCGCCGACATCGTGGCGCCGAGCGGGATGCTCGACGGCATGGTCGGGGCGATCCGCCGCGGGCTGGACGCGGCAGGGTTCGTTCACGTGCCGATCCTCAGCTACGCGGCGAAGTACGCGAGCGGCTTCTACGGCCCGTTCCGCGACGCGGCCGAGTCGCCGCCGCAGTTCGGCGACCGCAGCACGTACCAGATGGACCCGGCCAACGGCGACGAGGCGATGAAGGAGGTGGCGCTCGACCTCGCGGAGGGCGCCGACATGGTGATGGTGAAGCCGGCGCTGAGCTACCTGGACATCATCCGCCGGGTGAAGGAGCGGTTCCGCGTGCCGGTGGCGGCGTACAACGTGAGCGGCGAGTTCGCCATGGTGAAGGCCGCGGCCGCGAAGGGGTGGATCGACGAGCGGCGGGTGACGCTCGAAATCCTCACGAGCATCCGCCGCGCCGGAGCGGACATGGTGCTGACGTACCACGCGAAGGACGTGGCGAAGTGGCTGCGGTAG
- a CDS encoding Ig-like domain-containing protein has product MRVRLLAEALEDRAVPAVLADQSLVALARLDTGGDRTGPLAKVGFDLALLSREAVAGSPPSNSLLQVLGGYVAVEAVTSDTAVGLAGVGFVSTTPPAAVVAGWLPIRSIGAAAELASLVSLRPAYRIVTSAGSVTSQGDAAQRSDEVRSLLGLDGSGVSVGVISDSYNVRGGASADVLSGDLPANVTVLSEGAGGSDEGRAMLQVIHDVAPGAHLLFTAAGTTQLQLATSIRALANAGADIIVDDVTFPSEPMFQDGPVAQAVDQVVAAGVVYFSAAGNLGRQSYQSAYRQGENLGSSGTGIIPTTTNFLAHDFDPGAGVDYFQSVTLPAGRTTFSFQWADRYASAGGPGAQIDMDLALFDENGVFLAAVGGFTSNVGGDPTEVFEVDAGLTGGRYQIALGKFSVSSPDPVLVKYVAFSDGFVQNEYDTQSSTVFGHANAAGAATVGAARYSDTPRFGTDPGIVRAFSGRGGTPILTFDGSGTPTGASTRPEPRFVAPDGVNTTFFGSDDEPDGSPNFTGTSAAAPHAAGIAALMLQANRGLTPTQVVDALAATAIDIGPRGFDADTGAGLVQALPAVLAVGGPFDVTLDGGDGDDRFLVRRDATGDAVEFFKNDALLAAISVAKLGRVTVHGGAGSDTLTVDHGNGAPLASAGLSFAGGETPGDNDRIVVTGYSVDVVVVGHDGPETGTVQIGTSGLISFAEVEPVDLTGDAADLIVNLPTTPNPDVSVGDDGGSGDPDGPAGRPGFSAVSGSTFEYTRFRNPTRTLVVGLGHGGDTVALRAPDAGFTAAVRVVGGSGSDSVTMFGGGDDDAITYAPDSAEGGVLTLARGSAATAFTLTDVESLAADGLGQAGADALTVNAPRAGVTFGLVGGSGTVNVASAAGSALLALLYRNIERAAVAATVVFVDGTAYDDSISIATDGTVSLAHAGGDAHAVRVTADRLNLNGSDGADHFTVAADHAFAGGVSLDGGDTASANTLRVVGSGGAVSFTPTMSGQVSEAGHGVVGYVRFGPVAVDAGAGQLALNSSATNSTVDVRVTGPTTATAQLMTAVEVSLTAASLVVTAPTFAAADGLRVSVAAPASADATVANGSVRFAGFLPVTAGTGIDTLTAVGSADDDTFTVTPGPLPLTVVGGPHAAGDTLVLTATVPDRPAPGAGSIATSPGVTYVGIERFILGAQPTAVPDTVTTPEGLAVTIPVLVNDGGLLDGPITLALLTAPLVGSAVVVGTSIVYTPPPGTNGTVTFSYRVSDTNGDSSDGTVTVTVAATNAAPSAFSQGVSVAANSSAGLQLAGDDGDPEVAQALTFSIVTPPAHGTLSGFNPATGLVTYTPAPGYDGPDSFTFTVTDDASAGGPPRTSAPATAFLQVNRQNRAPVAVADGVTVQQGSFTASPSGGVRANDSDPDGEPITISLVSGPAHGRLTLERNGSYTYAPDPSFAGTDSFVYAATDPHGASSAATVTITVTPTPRKFIATGAGSGGGPHVKVFDAETGAEVYSFFAYDSSFRGGVRVAVGDVNGDGVPDIVTTPGPGGGPHVKVFSGLDLTELASFFAFDARFRSGANIAVGDVDADGVTEVVAAAAPGGGSHLRTFHVADGEARQIAGPLGSFFAFGEDFSGGVNVALGDFDGIAGDEIIVGAATLSPEVKVFGRDGVVLSGFLAFDVARVGITVAAGDVDGDGKADIVVGPGDGGGPVVRVFRGGTGELMTSTTAFDEDLRGGISVATTRGRTPDGRAAVIVAPTEQARSVLVLDPKADELLEMIDAYAADFPGGVFVGAG; this is encoded by the coding sequence GTGCGCGTCCGCCTGCTCGCGGAAGCACTCGAAGACCGTGCCGTCCCCGCCGTCCTGGCCGACCAATCGCTCGTCGCTCTCGCCCGCCTCGACACCGGCGGCGACCGCACCGGCCCGCTGGCGAAGGTCGGCTTCGACCTTGCACTGCTCAGCCGTGAAGCCGTAGCCGGCTCCCCCCCATCGAATTCCCTCCTTCAAGTGCTCGGTGGCTACGTCGCCGTCGAAGCCGTCACGTCCGACACCGCGGTCGGGCTCGCCGGGGTCGGGTTCGTCTCCACGACGCCCCCGGCCGCCGTCGTCGCCGGCTGGCTGCCGATCCGCAGCATCGGGGCCGCAGCCGAGCTCGCGTCCCTCGTATCTCTGCGGCCGGCGTACCGGATCGTCACGAGTGCCGGCAGCGTCACGAGCCAGGGCGACGCCGCCCAGCGCTCCGACGAGGTGCGCTCGCTTCTGGGGCTCGACGGCTCGGGCGTCAGCGTCGGCGTCATCTCGGACAGCTACAACGTGCGCGGCGGCGCGTCCGCAGACGTGCTCTCGGGCGACCTGCCGGCCAACGTCACGGTCCTGAGCGAGGGGGCCGGGGGGAGCGACGAAGGCCGGGCGATGTTGCAGGTCATCCACGACGTGGCCCCCGGGGCGCACCTGCTGTTCACCGCGGCCGGCACCACGCAGCTGCAACTGGCCACCAGTATCCGGGCGCTCGCCAACGCCGGCGCCGACATCATCGTGGACGACGTGACCTTCCCGTCCGAACCGATGTTCCAGGATGGGCCGGTGGCGCAGGCCGTCGATCAGGTCGTCGCCGCAGGCGTGGTTTACTTCTCGGCCGCGGGAAATCTGGGGCGGCAGTCGTATCAGTCGGCGTACCGCCAGGGCGAGAACCTCGGCAGCAGCGGCACCGGCATCATCCCCACCACGACCAACTTCCTGGCCCACGACTTCGACCCCGGCGCGGGCGTCGATTACTTCCAGTCGGTGACGCTGCCCGCCGGCAGGACGACGTTCTCGTTCCAGTGGGCGGACCGCTACGCCTCGGCCGGCGGGCCGGGGGCGCAGATCGACATGGACCTGGCGCTGTTCGACGAGAACGGCGTCTTCTTGGCCGCGGTCGGCGGGTTCACCTCCAACGTCGGCGGCGACCCGACCGAGGTGTTCGAAGTGGACGCGGGCCTCACGGGCGGCCGCTACCAGATCGCACTCGGCAAGTTCTCCGTCAGCAGCCCGGACCCGGTGCTGGTGAAGTACGTCGCGTTCTCGGACGGCTTCGTCCAGAATGAGTACGACACGCAGAGCTCGACCGTGTTCGGCCACGCCAACGCGGCCGGGGCCGCGACCGTGGGCGCGGCCCGGTATTCCGACACGCCGCGGTTCGGCACCGACCCCGGCATCGTTCGCGCGTTCAGCGGCCGCGGCGGCACCCCGATCCTCACCTTCGACGGCTCCGGCACGCCGACCGGCGCCTCGACCCGCCCGGAGCCGCGGTTCGTCGCCCCGGACGGCGTGAACACCACGTTCTTCGGGAGCGACGACGAGCCGGACGGGTCGCCGAATTTCACCGGCACGTCGGCCGCGGCCCCGCACGCCGCCGGCATTGCCGCCCTGATGCTCCAGGCCAACCGCGGCCTGACGCCGACGCAGGTCGTCGACGCGCTCGCGGCCACGGCGATCGACATCGGGCCGCGCGGGTTCGACGCCGACACCGGTGCCGGCCTCGTCCAGGCGCTCCCGGCGGTGCTCGCGGTCGGCGGGCCGTTCGACGTCACCCTCGACGGCGGGGACGGCGACGACCGCTTCCTCGTCCGCCGCGACGCGACCGGCGACGCCGTCGAGTTCTTCAAGAACGACGCACTGCTGGCCGCGATCTCGGTGGCCAAGCTCGGCCGCGTCACGGTCCACGGCGGCGCCGGCTCCGACACGCTCACCGTCGATCACGGCAACGGCGCGCCGCTCGCCTCGGCCGGGCTGTCGTTCGCCGGCGGCGAGACGCCCGGCGACAACGACCGCATCGTCGTCACCGGCTACAGCGTCGACGTGGTGGTGGTTGGCCACGACGGCCCGGAGACGGGGACGGTGCAGATCGGCACCAGCGGCCTGATCAGCTTCGCCGAGGTGGAGCCGGTCGATCTCACGGGCGACGCCGCCGACCTGATCGTGAACCTGCCGACGACGCCGAACCCTGACGTGAGCGTCGGCGACGACGGCGGGTCGGGCGACCCCGACGGCCCCGCCGGGCGGCCCGGCTTCTCCGCCGTGTCGGGCTCGACCTTCGAGTACACACGCTTTCGGAACCCCACGCGCACGCTCGTCGTCGGCCTCGGCCACGGCGGCGACACCGTCGCGCTGCGGGCGCCGGACGCCGGCTTCACCGCGGCCGTACGTGTGGTCGGTGGCTCGGGCAGCGATTCGGTAACGATGTTCGGCGGCGGCGACGACGACGCCATCACCTACGCCCCCGACTCGGCCGAAGGCGGCGTGCTGACACTCGCCCGCGGCTCGGCCGCCACGGCGTTCACGCTCACCGACGTCGAATCGCTCGCTGCCGACGGCCTCGGGCAGGCGGGGGCCGACGCCCTGACGGTCAACGCCCCGCGGGCCGGCGTCACCTTCGGACTCGTCGGCGGCTCCGGCACGGTAAACGTGGCGTCCGCCGCGGGCTCGGCGCTGCTGGCGCTGCTGTACCGCAACATCGAACGGGCGGCGGTCGCGGCGACGGTCGTGTTCGTCGACGGCACCGCGTACGACGACTCGATCTCGATCGCCACCGACGGCACGGTCTCGCTGGCGCACGCCGGCGGCGACGCCCACGCGGTCCGCGTCACCGCCGACCGGCTGAACCTGAACGGCAGCGACGGCGCCGACCACTTCACCGTCGCAGCCGACCACGCCTTCGCCGGCGGCGTCTCGCTCGACGGCGGCGACACGGCTTCGGCCAACACCCTCCGCGTCGTCGGCTCGGGCGGTGCCGTGTCGTTCACGCCGACGATGAGCGGGCAGGTGTCCGAGGCGGGGCACGGCGTCGTCGGCTACGTCCGGTTCGGCCCGGTCGCGGTCGACGCTGGGGCCGGGCAACTCGCGCTCAACTCGTCCGCCACCAACAGCACCGTCGACGTCCGCGTCACCGGGCCGACCACGGCGACGGCCCAGTTGATGACCGCGGTCGAGGTGTCGCTCACGGCCGCGTCGCTGGTGGTGACCGCGCCGACGTTCGCGGCCGCCGACGGGCTGCGGGTGTCGGTGGCGGCGCCGGCGTCGGCCGACGCGACGGTGGCGAACGGCTCCGTCCGCTTCGCCGGCTTCTTGCCCGTGACCGCCGGCACCGGGATCGACACACTCACGGCTGTGGGCAGCGCCGACGACGACACCTTCACCGTGACACCCGGCCCGCTGCCGCTCACGGTCGTCGGCGGGCCGCACGCCGCCGGCGACACGCTCGTCCTCACCGCCACCGTCCCCGACCGGCCGGCGCCCGGGGCCGGCTCCATCGCCACCTCGCCGGGCGTGACCTACGTGGGCATCGAGCGGTTCATCCTGGGCGCGCAGCCGACCGCCGTCCCCGACACGGTCACGACGCCGGAAGGGCTGGCGGTCACGATTCCCGTACTCGTGAACGACGGCGGCCTCCTCGACGGCCCGATCACGCTCGCCCTCCTGACCGCCCCGCTGGTCGGCTCCGCGGTCGTGGTCGGTACCTCGATCGTGTACACGCCCCCGCCGGGCACCAACGGCACGGTCACGTTCAGTTACCGTGTCAGCGACACGAACGGCGACTCGTCCGACGGCACCGTGACGGTCACCGTCGCCGCCACGAACGCGGCCCCGTCGGCGTTCTCGCAGGGGGTGTCGGTCGCGGCCAACTCGTCGGCGGGGCTACAACTCGCCGGCGACGACGGCGACCCGGAAGTGGCCCAGGCACTGACGTTCTCGATCGTCACGCCGCCGGCCCACGGCACCCTGTCGGGCTTCAACCCGGCCACCGGCCTCGTCACCTACACGCCCGCCCCCGGGTACGACGGGCCGGACTCGTTCACCTTCACGGTGACGGACGACGCGAGCGCCGGCGGCCCGCCGCGAACCAGCGCACCGGCCACCGCGTTCCTTCAGGTGAACCGGCAGAACCGGGCGCCCGTGGCCGTGGCCGACGGCGTGACCGTGCAGCAAGGGTCGTTCACCGCCAGCCCGTCCGGCGGCGTTCGCGCCAACGACTCCGACCCGGACGGCGAGCCGATCACCATCTCACTCGTGTCCGGCCCGGCTCACGGCCGGCTGACACTGGAGCGGAACGGCAGCTACACCTACGCCCCGGACCCGAGCTTCGCCGGCACCGACTCGTTCGTCTACGCCGCCACCGACCCGCACGGGGCGAGCTCCGCCGCGACCGTCACCATCACCGTGACGCCGACCCCGCGGAAGTTCATCGCCACCGGCGCGGGGTCGGGGGGCGGCCCGCACGTGAAGGTGTTTGACGCCGAGACTGGGGCGGAGGTGTACAGCTTCTTCGCCTACGACTCGTCGTTCCGCGGCGGCGTCCGCGTCGCCGTCGGCGACGTGAACGGGGACGGCGTGCCAGACATCGTCACAACGCCCGGCCCCGGCGGCGGCCCGCACGTGAAGGTGTTCAGCGGCCTCGACCTGACCGAGCTCGCGAGCTTCTTCGCGTTCGACGCGCGCTTCCGGAGTGGGGCCAACATCGCCGTCGGCGACGTCGACGCGGACGGGGTGACGGAGGTCGTTGCGGCCGCGGCCCCCGGCGGCGGGTCGCACCTCCGCACCTTCCACGTGGCCGACGGCGAGGCCCGGCAGATCGCCGGCCCGCTCGGTAGCTTCTTCGCCTTCGGCGAGGACTTCTCCGGCGGCGTGAACGTGGCCCTCGGCGACTTTGACGGCATCGCCGGCGACGAGATCATCGTCGGCGCCGCGACGCTCTCGCCCGAGGTAAAAGTGTTCGGCCGCGACGGCGTCGTGCTGAGCGGGTTTCTGGCTTTCGACGTGGCCCGGGTCGGCATCACGGTGGCGGCCGGCGACGTGGACGGCGACGGCAAGGCGGACATCGTGGTCGGCCCCGGCGACGGCGGCGGCCCGGTAGTCCGCGTCTTCCGCGGCGGCACCGGCGAGCTGATGACCTCGACCACGGCGTTCGACGAGGACCTGCGCGGCGGCATCTCGGTGGCGACGACGCGGGGCCGCACCCCGGACGGCCGCGCCGCGGTGATCGTGGCGCCGACGGAGCAGGCGCGGTCGGTGCTGGTGCTCGACCCGAAGGCGGACGAGTTGCTGGAAATGATCGACGCCTACGCGGCCGACTTCCCCGGCGGTGTGTTCGTCGGCGCGGGGTGA
- a CDS encoding HEAT repeat domain-containing protein — MAHGRGWKRGAIGLGLVVAAAGAWAWANRADLGARYAARQLTRAASDDERTAWAVRLVEYGDAARGSVVGLVVAGSPEVRAAIVPVVENRLGDQPDGDPATTALAEALLDGFAACDAGGQEAVLSLAPALLKRTGPAGAARCQAATTTGLKLPSAAARLAAIRAAMHPLVKLRTEVVPLLAAAEADVRRAALFAVGPATDDEPVIGDEDLFRWLHDPDAGVRRVCQDALASRGRTDTEIRLGRRLTNPDPGERLDLLLDLRSDDDVPDAEPWLERLARDADPGVRAGAARVAAEMAAERRQALPPWVTRLAEADPEPTVRRIAAYYRAASGRVDGAVRPVSGN, encoded by the coding sequence ATGGCGCACGGACGCGGGTGGAAGCGCGGGGCAATCGGGCTCGGCCTCGTGGTCGCGGCCGCCGGCGCGTGGGCGTGGGCGAACCGCGCCGACCTCGGCGCCCGCTACGCCGCCCGGCAACTGACCCGCGCCGCCAGCGACGACGAGCGCACCGCGTGGGCCGTCCGACTGGTCGAGTACGGCGACGCCGCGCGCGGCTCGGTCGTCGGGCTGGTCGTCGCCGGGAGCCCGGAGGTTCGCGCGGCGATCGTCCCCGTCGTCGAGAATCGGCTCGGCGATCAACCCGACGGCGACCCCGCCACCACCGCGCTGGCGGAGGCGCTGCTGGACGGGTTCGCGGCCTGCGACGCCGGCGGGCAGGAGGCGGTGTTGTCGCTCGCCCCCGCGCTGCTGAAGCGGACCGGGCCGGCCGGCGCCGCACGGTGCCAGGCGGCGACCACGACGGGGTTAAAGCTGCCGTCGGCGGCCGCGCGGCTGGCGGCGATCCGGGCGGCGATGCACCCGCTCGTGAAGCTGAGGACGGAGGTGGTGCCGCTGCTGGCCGCGGCCGAGGCGGACGTCCGGCGTGCGGCCCTGTTCGCCGTCGGCCCCGCGACCGACGACGAGCCGGTGATCGGGGACGAGGACCTGTTCCGCTGGCTGCACGACCCGGACGCCGGCGTCCGCCGCGTGTGTCAGGACGCACTGGCCAGCCGCGGACGGACCGACACCGAAATCCGCCTCGGGCGTCGCCTCACGAACCCCGACCCGGGCGAGCGGCTGGACCTGCTCCTCGACCTGCGGTCCGACGACGACGTGCCCGACGCCGAGCCCTGGCTGGAGCGGCTGGCACGCGACGCCGACCCCGGCGTGCGGGCCGGAGCGGCCCGGGTGGCGGCGGAGATGGCGGCCGAGCGGCGGCAGGCGCTGCCGCCGTGGGTAACGCGCCTGGCCGAGGCCGACCCCGAACCGACGGTGCGTCGTATCGCGGCGTACTACCGGGCAGCCTCGGGGCGGGTGGACGGCGCGGTCCGACCCGTAAGTGGGAACTGA
- a CDS encoding BBP7 family outer membrane beta-barrel protein translates to MRTVALAVAGWLLVTSGAAAQPPVVIPVPPPAEPVEPALPGGAAVSRPLQPVELKVEAPKPADPPPPELPPEITEPCRDPGPKKILGGHWGSDEILIWWAKNAPVPALVTGGRAGPPVLGAPGTDVLLGGSPINTPDIAGYRLAYGYSLDAGDRVGFEGTYFFLGTRTISDFATNVTNPRHPFVGLPFVNAQTGQPDVLTLARPGDSYVLANLYTSTRLQGAEATLVGNLVARPGAKIHAVAGYRFLQVNEGLRLETTWMQFAPSRYGNSTVLGITADQFDGRNEFHGGQVGLVGDFHRGPFYVEVTGKVAVGTNFQVVNADGQTHLLTAANPVPVGASFNGGVYAQPTNIGRVTQTVFAVVPEGMFKVGLKSGENGRWFVGYNFLYLSNAVRPGDQIDGTVNLSQIPTLNPGGGLVGPDRPRLGITTSDFWVQGLLIGFEGRF, encoded by the coding sequence ATGCGGACGGTCGCCCTTGCCGTCGCGGGTTGGCTCCTGGTCACGAGTGGGGCGGCGGCCCAGCCGCCCGTCGTCATCCCCGTCCCGCCGCCGGCCGAGCCGGTCGAGCCGGCACTGCCGGGCGGCGCGGCCGTGTCGCGGCCGTTGCAACCGGTCGAATTGAAAGTCGAAGCGCCCAAGCCCGCCGACCCGCCGCCGCCGGAGTTGCCGCCCGAGATCACCGAACCGTGCCGCGACCCCGGGCCGAAGAAGATTCTCGGCGGCCACTGGGGGAGCGACGAAATCCTGATTTGGTGGGCGAAGAACGCCCCGGTCCCGGCACTGGTGACCGGCGGCCGCGCCGGCCCGCCCGTACTCGGAGCCCCCGGCACCGACGTGCTCCTCGGTGGAAGTCCGATCAACACGCCGGACATAGCCGGTTACCGCCTTGCCTACGGCTACTCGCTCGACGCCGGCGATCGCGTCGGCTTCGAGGGCACGTACTTCTTCCTCGGCACGCGCACGATTTCCGACTTCGCCACGAACGTGACGAACCCGCGGCACCCGTTCGTCGGCCTGCCGTTCGTGAACGCACAGACCGGCCAGCCCGACGTGCTGACGCTGGCCCGCCCCGGCGACTCGTACGTGCTCGCCAACCTGTACACGTCCACGCGCCTGCAGGGGGCCGAGGCCACGCTCGTCGGCAACCTCGTCGCCCGACCCGGGGCGAAGATACACGCCGTCGCCGGCTACCGCTTCTTGCAGGTGAACGAGGGGCTGCGGCTCGAAACGACGTGGATGCAGTTCGCGCCGTCGCGGTACGGAAACTCGACGGTCCTCGGCATCACGGCGGACCAGTTCGACGGCCGCAACGAGTTCCACGGGGGGCAGGTCGGCCTCGTCGGCGACTTCCACCGCGGGCCGTTCTACGTCGAGGTGACGGGCAAGGTGGCGGTCGGCACCAACTTCCAGGTCGTGAACGCGGACGGTCAGACGCACCTGCTCACGGCGGCGAACCCGGTGCCGGTGGGCGCCTCGTTCAACGGCGGCGTGTACGCGCAGCCGACGAACATCGGCCGGGTGACGCAGACGGTGTTCGCGGTCGTGCCCGAGGGGATGTTCAAGGTGGGGCTGAAGAGCGGCGAAAACGGCCGGTGGTTCGTCGGTTACAACTTCTTGTACCTGAGCAACGCCGTCCGCCCCGGCGACCAGATCGACGGGACGGTGAACCTGTCGCAGATCCCGACCCTGAACCCAGGTGGCGGGCTGGTCGGCCCGGACCGGCCGCGGCTTGGCATCACCACGTCGGACTTCTGGGTCCAGGGGCTGCTGATCGGCTTCGAGGGACGCTTTTAG